The following DNA comes from Neoarius graeffei isolate fNeoGra1 chromosome 25, fNeoGra1.pri, whole genome shotgun sequence.
cgtacatctatacgactccagttctagtcattataagtaaccggaggataaacactccactaaccacacccaccaactactcctagcgatttcgcgacttcgcgcccccttgcgttgtggcggtgaataacatcgcgcacgcctattactccccgctcaacgataaattacaactgtctgcgaaaaactgtctgcgaaagccttgtcgcaagagcatgcagaggccttcaggctGCGCTAATAATCACTGTATAACGACCTGTtgctaaaaaatagattttgaaaaACCCAAACGCCCCCTTCAGCCCTCATCTCTTGTGGAAACTGTACTGTACTGTTTAAAGCAGTACGGGATGCGAAAATGTTTGAAATGaccaaaacatttcaggagaatggCACATAAAAACACGTCTCAATAAAATGAACAAACTTCAGAAACCACAATAGTGTGCTTTCAGGAAAGTGGACttttataaaataaaacagaaattttatttcatggaAATGTCAAATAACTCGCTGTAGTGAAGACAGCTGACGATTCGAAAAACAAACGGAAACTTTCTTGCTTTCCCTTCCgaatggcctctgtgtgtgtgtctcttctaatacacacaaaaacacacagacTCCTGCTAGACCATACCCCCACACACATACGCAGATCCTCCCACACACCCCAGAGATAAATGACTTCCAGTGACTTATAATGACTTACTGGTGTTCAGTAGCGTTTAGCTCTCAGGCCCAGAGCACTGGTCACCATCCTGCGTGCTACAGCTGTATCGGTGCGCGGCCGCTCCTTCACTGGCTGCAAGAACTCTGCGCATtacaacatcacacacacacataaatgttTAATACACAACCagggaacactactgatgatctGAGCAGTCCTCAGAACCACAACACACTTTTGGGAAATGACAAAAAACAGTCTAGCAATGTAGCATCATGACACTTTACACCTTATATGCCCCACTGCCCTGATTATAACATTTGTAACCACTGTATAaaatgatatacagtactgtataaaagtcttaggcacatgtaaagaaatgctgtcgaccaaaaacagcttaaaaataatgaaatgaaatgtttcgacattaaaaaaatactataaaacagtaatcagtaagccataataaatgaaacaaagccgaTATatagtgtgagacgaccctttgcgggcggcacggtggtgtcatggttagcactgttgcctcacagcaagaaggtccgggttcgagccccgtggccgacgagggcctttctgtgtggagtttgcatgttctccccgtgtccgcgtgggtttcctccgggtgctccggtttcccccacagtccaaagacatgcaggttaggttaactggtgactctaaattgaccgtaggtgtgaatgtgagtgtgaatggttgtctgtgtctatgtgtcagccctgtgatgacctggcgacttgtccagggtgtaccccgcctttcgcccgtagtcagctgggataggctccagcttgcctgcgaccctgtagaaggataaagcggctagagataatgagatgagatgattacgtATAtgcttttctcctattacacacctggttttgtggaAAAACGGCGTTGCCctttaattttgtgttggaaaacgaacgtctggaactctaaaatgtttttgtactgacttgataatatagaaatcataaaatagagatCTGTAAcaaagtgtctcatctcatctcattatctctagccgctttatcctgttctacagggtcgcaggcaagctggagcctatcccagctgactacgggtgaaaggcggggtacaccctggacaagtcgccaggtcatcacagggctgacacatagacacagacaaccattcacactcacattcacacctacggtcaatttagagtcaccagttaacctaacctgcatgtctttggactgtgggggaaaccggagcacccggaggaaacccacgcggacacggggagaacatgcaaactccgcacagaaagaccctcgccggccacggggctcgaacccaggaccttcttgctgtgaggcaacagcgctaaccactacaccaccgtgccgccctaacaaagtgtctgtatggaaaaaaaaaaaaatagggtgcctaagacttttgcacaggactgtatatgagAACCGCAGCACGGTATGTCTGATCACTAACATCCAATTATCCACTCGCTGCTACTGTATAGTAGTCGTCAGTATTTGCatcgtacggaagccgcgagaggcccttcatataatctttttttattcaccttgttatcccgagataacaacataattaattcaggatgtcgagaaaacaacacaactaattcgagatctcgagaaaacaaaacaattattccgtgatctcgagaaaacagctgagatttctagcagagctgctcccccctgtgggtcagacaacgaagattTAGAAATtggcgggccagtcttctgcggaggtgccgcggactaattttgaaattatcccttattaaaagacttaatgcaatctctccctgtgtcaacccctgatcaaaatattgccttattaggtgatcgattattccagacattctaatgaccaaagttgcgtctatacagaatgagaaatagccccaacgtcagcatatcacaagtctcttggcgttcctgaatgaaccatttctcagctgtttactcgagatctcgaaataacggttttgttttctcgagatctcgaaataacggttttgttttctcgagatctcgaaatagcggttttgttttctcgagatctcgaaatagcggttttgttttctcgagatctcgaaatagcggttttgttttctcgagatctcgaaatagcggttttgttttctcgagatctcgaaatagcggttttgttttctcgagatctcgaaatagcggttttgttttctcgagatctcgaaatagcggttttgttttctcgagatctcgaaatagcggttttgttttctcgagatctcgaaataagggttttgttttctcgagatctcgaaatagcggttttgttttctcgagatctcgaaatagcggttttgttttctcgagatctcgaaatagcggttttgttttctcgagatctcgaaatagcggttttgttttctcgagatctcgaaataagggttttgttttctcgagatctcgaaatagcggttttgttttctcgagatctcgaaataagggttttgttttctcgagatctcgaaatagcggttttgttttctcgagatctcaaaatagcggttttgttttctcgagatctcgaaatagcggttttgttttctcgagatctcgaaataacggttttgttttctcgagatctcgaaataacggttttgttttctcgagatctcgaaataacggttttgttttctcgagatcccgaattacttgtgttgttttctcgagatcctgaattaattatgtcgttatctcgggataacaaggtgaataaaaaaaaggattatatgaagggcctctctcgtctTCCGTAGCATCGCCATATTCTAAGTAATTTATTTACCAGGAGCAAAACCTGATGAAATACTACATTACCATTTACTACTGCTAATACCCGTTAAAATATCTGGTAGCTAAATATCTCGAGGTGTTGTGCTGTTATCCTGTAATAATTAGCAGGTCAGACTACGACAGGACAGGTTGAAACTGCTAAGCTGATACTGTGACACAAAACGAGCTCATTCTTGTGCTGAGAATTGTAAAAATGTCCTCAgtttgtttcttttgtcatgagtTTGTGAGGAACTACACGGTTTACCTGCACGTCTTGCTActttgcttttggactttttgctgGCCTTAGACAGCATCCTCGTCTTCAGCAGCGGGTGTCTGATGGACAGAGCCTGCAGAGCTACACACACAATGAACACTAATAACCAACAGCACAGCTTGCTCAAGTTGCAGCAAAGTGTTTGTAAATATTATGATtataaatatatactgtatatatttcgtgtaaatacggaggtgattataggaaatcgtgcttgctgattggtcgaaaaatttgggctatttcttgataatcaccttgggtgactcggcaaaatggcagccgatcgcttcatcaccgtacgtaaggaagaattacaaatgatgaaagaaaacgctgttcctaaaagcactaaagatgctacgaagtttggtctaaaactattcaaaggtaaggtggaactgtgattttttttttatcaatttcaaaacagtattttgtgtgactcggcatagataagtgacaagtctgcgccgcgcctttattacatttgcatgctgattTAGAAAGActgaataaattattttttaaaaataaatcacctgtgtatttacactaaaacaattatccgcctcagattcagtgaatatcggtgattattttttcgcggtccggtttccatcaaatcctgcgctctgattggctggcgagcgggtccgtatcgtaccccagttacggaccccggttacggacctctggcgactcgctcgttcacaacaacaaacatagtagaatttttttgtcaacattttttttttttaaataagatttatttataagattatcaaaaatcttataaatttttgccagcatttctcaggagaacagcattaattttacagcatggatagcgataacgacagtgttcacagcgaaagcgagttttactaccctgaggaagaagaaataaaagaaaacatttcaggagaaagctaaaaacctctaacttgctaacgccaagcaaaaacatggctgaaacctgaatgactcaattttgtataaataggggactacataggcggcaaaatgtagtttttttcctgccatggaagtgcacttgtataccgaggaggaagcaatttgcattacagccgtgaataaggattcaaaatggcggctcggctcggttttcccttttgggcgctctcgttttctgttagaatttggtaaagaaaaaaataaatatactatttgccagcttaaggtcggtccgtatggtgaaatactgtgacctcggccttgaatactgacctcggcccagagggcctcgctcagtactttcaagacctcggtcacggtatttcacgatacggacctcccagctggtaaataacatatacttattatacatacaggacactttttcgatggaataaaaacatgtgttcgattcccttctagcaggtttcattcatttggtttgatagcatgcaatattgttagtatatcgcttatcctacgtgtattacgtcactctgcccaatggagaacgagtgttgaatatggtttatgatatcgcagggttgtcaagacaacatgatgtcacacgttggaACTGATGCGAATAGCcattgagaaagttttctgctgtgcatgcacagaagcatttctttgttcgccaggaaagagaaagacgtgttgaacacccaaaaggctaccaaaacttcatttgatattcttcacgcatacttactgtacaagagaaaaacataccaatggacatcgaacagctggaaaagagacacatcggagatgtaaaacttctgtgctagcgagtgactgtggcaatttgtaaacaaacatggccgacaGGTTTGctccgttaaatatggaagatttcgagagaattttgaaacagaaagacacctgaaaggaacgtgtatgaataataataataatggcttttttcatggtatgtcagatatattcctgaatgcaatatatctgatataccactcaacgccagtgaatatttaaataatgacCTCCacttcgtctcggttattattcgccAATATTCAGttcacctttggtgaataattgttaaatacatGGGTATGTAACTGATACCTGCTGATGCACTGGAAAAGATGCCGAGAGCGTGAGTGTTATCCACCCATTTGATCTTCATCCCTCCTTCACTGGAAAACACAAACACAGCCTGATCAGTGGATGTTTAAGATCAAACTATCAGTTTAAGGAGGGTGGGTTCGTTGTTACCTGTAGTCTGAGAAAGCATCCAGCAGGTCATTGGTTTTGAACATCGATGGGAAGTCGTAGATTTCGATGACGTGGGCAAACTCGCTGTGGTCGAGCCACACGTTCTCGAAGCTGGAGAAATCGTTACACGTGTTTTCTATGACTGATGCTTCTTCCTTCAAATGAGCTGTGATCTTAATAAAGAcaaaaacacacatacagaacactgaaaaaaaattctATAAATGAAAAACAAGCTATTTTTATCCTCTCGGTCTTGCTCTGAGAAGATTTTTGGACATGTCTGTTGTATGAGTAAAAATCTCTGCTGTGGTAAAGATAAAAGCAAAGCTATTAGTCACGGTATATTGTGGAatgataaatcatgatacaaagTGACGACGAtttgaatcgatgaaataaaaaaatgaattgggattattatcaggctgtgtaatctgtTTTTTcaagctgtaattgtgttgtttagaaaGCAGAGGTTACAGTAATGTACAAGAGCAGAAATACACGTGACTTGACTCAAggaggaagtaacacagctctaatgctgtgaaaacacacaaaaacagatcGAATAtgggaaagagctgctgtgtgattgtgtacaaatagattaaaaaaaaaaaatcagagctcTTTTTACAGACAGCCGAAagtgaaagaaaagagaagagaagcaaattaaggaagtacaaatgttcataaaagtttattcagaaaagatctatttgttattaactttcatttttaataaaaggaatattctaGTTAataggatatttaacagttattcatgaaatcaagttgtacatgagctgatagtcgatgaggcgcatagtactgagtcggctataagccgtgtacgacaagattgagtggaataactgttttattctatccacattgagtggattttgagaaaaagagcatttttattttttttgcaaatttgataaatgaaaactttatacaaaacgtccaacaaactcgttttcacttagaatgtaaacaaaccagcaaaatgacaggagcaatttgtgaaaaatgcgaaaataattcttgattaaaaaaaaaaaaaagataagctcataccatcaaatacttttattcatattttgctgttttttgggggggggggggaggggggttgttttcaagtacagtttttatttcatcctcgttcGGTTCagaaacacgctctgccattttgtttttctctattcacggtatatgagctgatatcctagtagtagagtagccaatcagagtgcgctattgctcatatccagtcaatgtggatagaataatatattttatttcaaCCTTTGCAAATGTgggcaaataattattgttggttattaacaaaatgaaaaaagggttttttttttatttaacaaaaagttgataaagaatcaAATAAGTGTTGCATTTTTTTTAGTAATATAATTTTCTTAATTCAACTTTTTTCAAAAAACATCTTTTGAAAAATcgaatcatgaacccaatatcgtgaatcgaatgaaatcatgaattgggtgaatcgttacatgccgaCCATGTACCATGCCGTAGCGCTATCAACTGCTCCAACCGACAACAGAGTaatatttgaaaaatatatatttttttatagctACAGCACCAGCAAAATTTATACCCAGTTATCAAGACTAGATGATCGGTAATCTCCGTTATCAGCTAACAGTCATATCTGCTGACAGTTACATAGCAGAAACTGATTAGCGGTTTGATTGCTAGCAACATGACCTTTCCATTTCACCACTGTTATATTTCACTGaacaaaggagaaaaaaaaatcatataattTACTCTGTTCAAGGTTCATTGATGTTTGGAAGATGCCCATGTGGCTATCTAGATAAGCGGAAATGTAAAAAGAAGCTAGTTCTTTAACTAGCCATGTTAGCATCTAATAGGAATGGGGGAAGGGGTTGATTCTTATATGCGTTGTAAACTTATCGTAAAATATTTCTTAAAGCCAGCAGAGTGAGTTATGTGTAGTTTTGTTGAGGTTTTTCCATCAATACTGGTTTCAATCCTAATCACGTGACTTCTGTACACAATGTGATGTCATTTCCTGAAATTTCAGCTGAGCTGAGACTCAGAGGGAGGGGACGGAGGATGAGACTCAGTCCGACgctgttgcgtgaatgtgtctttGTACCTCGTGGTGGTAGTCGTCCGTCTCCTCTGTGTTCTGACAGGACGTGTTCGTTTCTGATGCATCTTTGCTGCTCTTTTTCTCCTCCAGAGACATGGCCATGAAGAAAGACAGAGTCTGATCACAGTCCACAGGCTCCGCCCCTGCAATTTGCGCCGTCACATCCTGTTCGCCCACCGATTCGTCGGCGCTGTCGTTTCCAGGCTCGTGATTGGCTGCTGGAGGGTCTGTGTTGTCAGAACTGGACTCCTCAGAGACGCCGAGGGTGAGAGAGCagctggaggagctgagacttgtCTCACACTCAGACTGTCTCAGAGCACGGGGGACATAAATGGCTTTATCCGGTCGTCTGCTTCCCTTACTGAGAGCCGATCGTGATTTTCCCGCCATCCCTCTGCTGCTCACGCACGGCTGCTCATGCACGCTCCTGTCTGCATCACTGCTGCTCTCGTCCACCGGCAACCTGCCACACGGAGAGACAGAGAATAGAGGGATGGATAAAGAGACAGGTAACAGACAATACTATCCATCAAAACATCAGAAAAGTAGCAGGATGTTTGGTTGGAAGGACAGAAAGTTACATACAGGGACAGATATACGGACACAAAAATACAGATGTGTAGATTTAGATAAACTGAAACAtttaaacatttatggaaggagtctccagtgtcagcattttgttagtcagaggtaaagctgtaacttacaTTTTCAGACATGGGAAACTCTTACAGACAAAACCAGCACCTCATATGAAAACGGCATGAAACCTTCTTTAAGGGGATAAAAATCTCAACAAagagatgtgtgtttgtgtgcggggTTCTTTTTAAAGCTAAGTGTTTTAGAACATCATCAATTGTAGAACTGCGATATCATTTTTTAATGTCTGCCATATTGATGAGATAAACTGAATGCAAATGTTTAAACATTCTGTGCATTTCCAGTCTGTGAAAATGCTGTTTACACACATGTGTCATTTCCAACACAATCTGTaatctatatatttttttaaaaaagcactggTTTGTGTGCTTGTGCATGTGATTATGATTATATTTGTGTTGCAAAAACTGCCATGCATAGCAATTAAAGAATTATTAATCGAGTGTGATGATGGCATTTTCTTTACCTGCCAACTTGAAATGTAAACTGTTTCTATGGACATTATTAATCCCCGTGTCTGAGACAATGAAAAACGTCTTGCAAATATCCTTACATCCGCATCACTGTTTACTGAGTACAGTAGTGAGAAAACTATTGTTAGCATGATCACCTCGACCCAAAGCACGAGGCAAGCAGCAGGtttagagaagagagagagaaacagaggctGAGACCTAGAGACTGATAGAGGCaaagagagagggacagaaaCAGCGAGCCcgagagagagggggacagaccgagaaagacagagggagagagagcgagagagaagaagagaccgAAAGAGGCAGACTGagaaagacagagacacacagagaaacGGCCAGCCCAAGAAAGACAGAGACCAAGAAAGACAGAGACAGGGAGCGATagaaaagaaagacaaagagagagggacagactgagaaagacagagacacggggggggggggggggggggggggcagaccgAGAAAGAAGGCGAGCAACAGACTGAGAaaaaagagaagagagagagagaaaagaaagacaaagagagagggacagaccaagaaagacagagacagagagagacagagatagacagacagagagagagagataaacagagagaccgagagagagagagagagaccaagagagagggacagaaacagagagactgagagagaggggggacagaccgagaaagagagcgagcaacagactgagaaagagagagagaagatagaccaaaagagacagaaatagagagactgagagagggacagaccaagaaagacagagacaaagagagagagagagagagagagagagagagagagagagagagagaaagacagagacagacagagatagagagacagagaaacagagagacagagagagaaatagagagacagagagagagactgagaaagacagagagagagagagagacagacagacagagagagagagagagagacacacagaccgagaaagacaggcacagagagagagagacacagagagagacagaccgagaaagacaggcacagagagagagagagacacacagagacagacagaccgagaaagacaggcacagagagagagagagagagagagagacacacacacagaaagagagacagaccaagaaagacaggcacagagagagagagagagagagagagagagagagagacacacacacacacacacacacagagacagaccgagaaagacaggcacagagagagagagagagagagagagagagagagacacacacacagaaagagagacagaccaagaaagacaggcacagagagagagagagagagagagagacacacacacacacacacacacacacacagacagaccgagaaagacaggcacagagagagagagagacacagagagagacagaccgagaaagacaggcacagagagagagagagagagacacagagagagacagaccgagaaagacaggcacagagagagagagagagagacacagagagagacagaccgagaaagacaggcacagagagagagagagagagacacagagagagacagaccgagaaagacaggcacagagagagagagagagagatttggttGACTGAATAAACCATGTCTGTGATCTCGGGACTTTGAGTTCCATAGCAGCATCTGAGGCGTCACTTTATCTGAAAACAGAGCTCGAACATGCCCGACTCCTGTAACCTCCTTCTCGTGCACTGATCATGGAGATCCAGGGCTGGGGTTGAAATCTCCTCAAGAACTCCTTTTAGCTGGTTATAATGTGGTCTAACAGCGCGACATTTAACACGTGTTGGTTGGTGCAATTCCATTCTGGTAAAGTCACGGTCTCTccatgaaagaacaagatcacatgACCAGCGTGCCCTCTGTATGTTACAGCTCTCTGGGGTGTGCAGATAGAGACCTCCGGTGTTCAAACAGTGCAACTGCATCAGATGCATAATTAATAGAATACTGATATCCtacatgggcggcacggcggtgtagtggttagcactgtcacctcacagcaagaaggtccgggttcgagccccgtggccagtgagggcctttctgtgtggagtttgcatgttctccccgtgtccgcgtgggtttcctccgggtgctccggtttcccccacagtccaaagacatgcaggttaggttaactggtgactctaaattgaccgtaggtgtgaatgtgagtgtgaatggttgtctgtgtctatgtgtcagccctgtgatgacctggcgacttgtccagggtgtaccccgcctttcgcccgtagtcagctgggataggctccagcttgcctgcgaccctgtagaacaggataaagcaggtaGAAATGAGATGATATGATATCCTACATTTCCATGATGCATACGGTCATGTTCGCACCTCCTTGCATCATGTTACAAGGTACTGTTACACTCCTATTGTTGTatggtgcaaaagtcttaggcacatgcaaggaaatgctgtagagcaaagatgccttcaaaaataatgaaaaaagaaaatactataaagagcagtaaaccgtaatgcatgaaacaaagtcaagaaaaggaaatgagctgtaagtttta
Coding sequences within:
- the r3hcc1 gene encoding R3H and coiled-coil domain-containing protein 1 encodes the protein MAGKSRSALSKGSRRPDKAIYVPRALRQSECETSLSSSSCSLTLGVSEESSSDNTDPPAANHEPGNDSADESVGEQDVTAQIAGAEPVDCDQTLSFFMAMSLEEKKSSKDASETNTSCQNTEETDDYHHEITAHLKEEASVIENTCNDFSSFENVWLDHSEFAHVIEIYDFPSMFKTNDLLDAFSDYSEGGMKIKWVDNTHALGIFSSASAALQALSIRHPLLKTRMLSKASKKSKSKVARRAEFLQPVKERPRTDTAVARRMVTSALGLRAKRY